The Planktothrix agardhii NIES-204 genomic interval TTAACAGCTTTGTAAACCATTTGGTGTTGTTCTACTAAAGTCTTGTCTTCAAATTCAGCAGACACCACAATTGCTTGTAAATGGTCACCTCCGCCCAAATCTTGTACTTGAACCACCGCATTAGGTAATTCTGACTTAATCATTGCTTCAACTTGATTCAGTGTAATCATTGCCATTCCCAAACCTTAGTAGATGTAAATATTTTAGAGGAAACAGGAGTCAGAAGTCAGAAGTCAGAAGTCAGAAGTTAATGATTTCTCCCCCTGCCCCCCTGCTCCCCCTGCCCCCCTGCTCCCCCTGCTCTCTTATTGCGCCGCAGTCGGTGGAGTTGTTTCACTACCAACCCGGGGGAAGGGGTCAGTCACAAATCCTAATTCTAGTAATTGTTGATAAGCTTTTTTGCCTAAGTCCCGGGTGGGGGCTTGGGAGCGGATAATTTGAATTAACAGAGGGAC includes:
- a CDS encoding BolA family protein, coding for MITLNQVEAMIKSELPNAVVQVQDLGGGDHLQAIVVSAEFEDKTLVEQHQMVYKAVKEAMATEAIHALALKTYTPQDWAKASSGA